A stretch of the Enterobacter mori genome encodes the following:
- the dmsB gene encoding dimethylsulfoxide reductase iron-sulfur subunit DmsB, producing MTTQYGFFIDSSRCTGCKTCELACKDYKDLTPDVSFRRIYEYAGGDWQEDNGVWHQNVFAYYLSIACNHCEDPACTKVCPSGAMHKREDGFVVVDEDVCIGCRYCHMACPYGAPQYNEAKGHMTKCDGCHSRVADGKKPICVESCPLRALDFGPIEELRKKHGQLAAVAPLPSAHFTKPSIVIKPNANSRPTGDTTGYLANPKEV from the coding sequence ATGACAACCCAGTATGGATTTTTTATTGATTCCAGCCGCTGCACAGGGTGTAAAACCTGCGAGCTGGCCTGCAAAGATTACAAAGACCTGACACCGGACGTGAGCTTCCGCCGTATTTACGAATACGCCGGTGGCGACTGGCAGGAAGATAACGGCGTCTGGCATCAAAACGTCTTTGCCTACTACCTGTCGATTGCGTGCAACCACTGCGAAGATCCGGCTTGTACCAAAGTCTGTCCGAGCGGTGCGATGCACAAGCGTGAAGACGGCTTTGTGGTAGTGGACGAAGATGTCTGCATCGGCTGCCGCTATTGCCACATGGCGTGTCCGTACGGTGCGCCGCAGTACAACGAAGCAAAAGGTCATATGACCAAGTGCGACGGCTGCCACTCCCGCGTGGCCGACGGTAAAAAGCCGATCTGCGTGGAATCCTGCCCGCTGCGCGCGCTGGACTTTGGCCCGATTGAAGAGCTGCGTAAAAAACACGGCCAGCTTGCTGCCGTCGCGCCGCTGCCGTCCGCACACTTCACCAAACCGAGTATTGTCATTAAACCTAACGCCAACAGCCGTCCTACAGGTGATACCACCGGCTATCTGGCAAACCCGAAGGAGGTGTGA
- a CDS encoding dimethyl sulfoxide reductase anchor subunit family protein — protein sequence MGSGWHEWPLMIFTVFGQCVAGGFIVLALALLKGNLNAEQQQRLVLSMFSLWVLMGLGFIASTLHLGSPMRAFNSLNRVGASSLSNEIASGAIFFAVGGLGWLLAALNKLPAALRNLWLIVTMVLGVVFVWMMVRVYNTIDTVPTWYSVWTPMSFFLTMFIGGPLLGYLLLRVAGVDGWAMRLLPAVSLLALVVSVVVALMQGAELATIHSSIQQASALVPDYGSLMAWRIVLLVAALVFWIAPQLKGYQPALPLLSLAFVLVLAGELIGRGVFYGLHMTVGMAIAS from the coding sequence ATGGGAAGTGGATGGCATGAATGGCCGCTGATGATCTTCACGGTCTTTGGGCAGTGTGTTGCGGGTGGCTTTATTGTGCTCGCGCTGGCGCTGTTAAAGGGTAATCTCAACGCTGAACAGCAGCAGCGTCTGGTGCTGAGCATGTTTAGCCTGTGGGTACTGATGGGGCTTGGCTTTATTGCTTCTACGCTGCACCTCGGTTCACCAATGCGCGCGTTCAACTCACTGAACCGCGTAGGCGCATCGTCCCTTAGTAACGAGATTGCCAGTGGGGCGATTTTCTTTGCTGTTGGCGGGCTGGGCTGGCTGCTGGCTGCGCTGAATAAATTGCCTGCGGCTCTGCGCAACCTGTGGTTGATTGTGACGATGGTGCTGGGCGTAGTGTTCGTGTGGATGATGGTGCGTGTCTATAACACCATTGATACTGTCCCAACCTGGTACAGCGTCTGGACACCGATGAGCTTCTTCCTGACGATGTTTATTGGCGGTCCGCTGCTGGGCTACCTGCTGCTGCGTGTGGCAGGTGTGGATGGCTGGGCAATGCGGTTGCTGCCTGCCGTTTCGCTACTGGCTTTGGTCGTGAGCGTTGTGGTTGCGCTGATGCAAGGGGCGGAGCTGGCAACGATTCACAGTTCGATTCAGCAGGCATCTGCCCTGGTCCCGGATTACGGTTCTCTGATGGCCTGGCGCATCGTTCTGCTGGTCGCGGCGTTGGTATTCTGGATCGCCCCTCAGCTTAAAGGTTATCAGCCCGCGCTGCCGCTGCTGTCACTGGCCTTTGTGCTGGTACTGGCGGGTGAACTGATTGGCCGTGGTGTGTTCTACGGCTTGCATATGACCGTTGGTATGGCTATCGCCAGTTAG